In one window of Arthrobacter pascens DNA:
- a CDS encoding AI-2E family transporter: protein MGDRELDGDIPYGVRIAAAWAWRLGLILVVGGGLIWLLSRVSFLIIPVMVAALLAGLLNPVAGWLRSRGLPNGAAVAITVLGFIGLIAGSLALVGRQLVSGFGELWTEALVGVEQVQDWLADGPLHVTADQMDQYLREATAALQNNSSSILSGALSFGSTAGHFAAGLVLALFILIFFLLEGDRIWAFLVRLLPRNARAATFGAGRRGWTSMVSYARIQMFVAFVDAVGIGVGAAIIGVPLALPLSVLVFIGSFIPVVGALVTGAVAVLLALVANGPVNALIMLGIVLLVQQLESHILQPLVMGKAVALHPVAVILTVAAGSYLAGIPGALFSVPILAVANSAIRYIAGRTWEHEQVLAAPGVAVTVGAGEDDTFKEVSLPRVKYWRGKGAAPSTNASNPDAQTGSAGPGAGAESAKGE from the coding sequence ATGGGAGACCGGGAACTTGACGGGGACATCCCTTATGGCGTTCGGATCGCCGCGGCCTGGGCATGGCGGCTGGGACTGATCCTGGTGGTGGGCGGCGGGTTGATCTGGCTGCTGAGCAGGGTCAGCTTCCTGATTATCCCTGTCATGGTGGCGGCATTGCTGGCCGGGCTCCTGAATCCCGTGGCGGGCTGGCTGCGGAGCCGCGGGCTGCCCAACGGGGCAGCCGTAGCGATCACCGTGCTGGGCTTCATCGGCCTGATCGCGGGCTCCCTTGCCCTGGTGGGCCGGCAGCTGGTTTCGGGATTCGGGGAACTGTGGACCGAAGCCCTGGTTGGCGTGGAGCAGGTCCAGGATTGGCTGGCGGACGGCCCGCTGCACGTGACCGCCGATCAGATGGATCAATACCTCAGGGAAGCCACCGCCGCCCTGCAGAACAACAGCAGCAGTATCCTCAGCGGTGCGTTGTCCTTCGGCAGCACTGCCGGGCACTTTGCGGCGGGCCTTGTGCTCGCCCTTTTCATCCTGATTTTCTTCCTCCTGGAAGGCGACAGGATCTGGGCTTTCCTGGTCCGGCTGCTCCCCAGGAATGCCCGTGCAGCGACCTTTGGCGCCGGCCGCCGTGGATGGACCTCCATGGTCAGCTATGCCCGGATCCAGATGTTTGTCGCCTTTGTCGATGCGGTGGGCATCGGCGTCGGCGCCGCCATCATCGGGGTTCCCCTGGCCCTGCCCCTGAGCGTGCTCGTGTTCATCGGCTCGTTTATCCCGGTGGTGGGTGCCCTGGTGACGGGTGCCGTCGCCGTCCTCCTGGCCCTCGTGGCCAACGGGCCGGTCAACGCCCTCATCATGCTTGGCATCGTCCTGCTGGTCCAGCAGTTGGAGAGCCACATCCTCCAGCCGCTGGTGATGGGCAAAGCAGTAGCACTGCATCCGGTGGCGGTGATCCTTACCGTAGCGGCGGGCTCCTACCTGGCTGGAATCCCCGGGGCCCTGTTCTCGGTGCCCATCCTCGCCGTAGCAAACTCGGCGATTCGCTACATCGCCGGCAGAACGTGGGAACATGAACAAGTGCTGGCAGCCCCCGGAGTGGCGGTGACAGTCGGCGCGGGCGAAGACGACACCTTCAAGGAGGTCAGCCTGCCCCGCGTCAAATACTGGCGAGGCAAGGGCGCCGCGCCCAGCACAAATGCATCCAATCCGGATGCCCAGACCGGATCTGCGGGACCGGGCGCCGGAGCCGAATCCGCCAAAGGAGAATAG
- a CDS encoding aldose 1-epimerase family protein, with amino-acid sequence MTSSSDPAADRSGGPGTYATGRQHEIRRGDALAVVTELAAGLRLYSRSGVLLTETYGDADIPPGASGITLAPWANRVEDGVWYLDGRKQQLDITEVSRNNASHGLLRNSAYALIDESPYSVTLEATVFPQHGYPFLLRHRVQYSLAEDLGLVVTQTLINDSQARAPFVLGAHPYLRLGDVDMDELTLTVAAETRLVADNRLIPRSAEAVSGDTDLRGGRRVGGLAVDVALTDIGFDGGVARHTLTAPDGRAVTLWQDEACTFVHVFVTTEFPGRTRAVAIEPMTGPANAFNSGDGLRWLEPGDSFTMSWGIKAALADGG; translated from the coding sequence ATGACTTCCAGCTCAGACCCGGCCGCGGACCGTTCCGGGGGACCCGGGACCTATGCCACAGGGCGGCAGCACGAAATCCGACGCGGTGACGCCCTCGCTGTGGTCACCGAGCTCGCGGCAGGCCTTCGGCTCTACAGCCGTTCCGGGGTACTCCTCACCGAGACCTACGGGGATGCGGATATTCCACCAGGGGCTTCCGGTATTACCCTGGCGCCCTGGGCGAACAGGGTGGAGGACGGGGTCTGGTATCTGGACGGCAGGAAGCAGCAGCTGGACATCACGGAAGTCTCGAGAAACAACGCCAGTCATGGACTCCTGCGGAACAGCGCCTACGCGCTCATCGACGAGTCCCCCTACTCTGTGACCCTTGAGGCGACCGTCTTCCCGCAGCACGGCTACCCCTTCCTGCTCCGGCACCGCGTTCAGTATTCCCTCGCCGAGGACCTGGGCCTGGTGGTCACGCAGACGCTGATCAACGATTCGCAGGCGAGGGCGCCGTTCGTCCTGGGCGCGCACCCGTATCTGAGGCTGGGGGACGTCGACATGGACGAGCTGACGTTGACTGTGGCTGCTGAGACACGGCTGGTGGCGGACAACCGGCTTATCCCGCGCAGCGCGGAAGCCGTCAGTGGGGATACTGACCTGCGCGGAGGCCGGCGGGTTGGAGGCCTCGCCGTCGACGTCGCCCTGACGGACATCGGGTTCGACGGCGGGGTGGCCCGCCATACGCTGACGGCTCCGGATGGCAGGGCGGTCACTCTGTGGCAGGACGAGGCCTGCACGTTTGTGCACGTGTTTGTCACCACGGAATTTCCGGGCAGGACCCGCGCTGTGGCTATAGAACCGATGACCGGACCTGCCAACGCCTTTAATTCGGGTGACGGGCTCCGCTGGCTTGAGCCGGGGGACTCCTTCACCATGTCCTGGGGGATCAAGGCCGCCCTGGCAGACGGCGGGTAG
- a CDS encoding DeoR/GlpR family DNA-binding transcription regulator, translated as MTSEEESMLAAQRQHLILQEVQAQGTVRVAVLAGLFEVSEMTIRRDIDALDASGLVLRVHGGAVRTDSLSALEPAFASKSARQLAAKAAIAAEAALLVEPGMTLLISGGTTTFELARILPRNLGLTVATNSIMVANSLAGSSADHDGGIRTLILGGERTPSEALVGPLAAGAVRTVDADLCFMGVHGMDPQAGITSPNLLEAELNAAMIEASRKLIVLADATKYGVVGLAGICALSAIDTLITDTGITELPAGFLAALREAIPDVRVAAVPAGRDGPTEQPTITASPPEAEQLPVPVSKGQKP; from the coding sequence ATGACATCCGAGGAGGAATCCATGCTGGCAGCACAGCGGCAGCACCTGATCCTCCAGGAGGTCCAGGCCCAGGGGACGGTCCGGGTGGCTGTCCTCGCCGGGCTCTTCGAGGTCTCCGAGATGACCATTCGCCGGGACATCGATGCGCTGGATGCCAGCGGCCTGGTGCTTCGGGTCCACGGCGGGGCCGTGCGCACGGACAGCCTCAGTGCGCTGGAGCCTGCTTTCGCGAGCAAGTCCGCCCGGCAGCTCGCAGCCAAGGCCGCTATTGCGGCCGAGGCAGCGCTCCTGGTGGAACCCGGAATGACCCTGCTCATCTCCGGCGGCACCACCACCTTTGAACTTGCCAGGATCCTCCCCCGGAACCTGGGCCTCACCGTCGCCACGAACTCAATCATGGTGGCCAATTCACTGGCCGGCAGTTCCGCGGACCACGACGGCGGCATCCGGACGCTGATTCTGGGCGGGGAACGCACTCCCTCCGAAGCCCTGGTCGGCCCGTTGGCAGCCGGTGCTGTCAGGACGGTGGATGCCGACCTGTGCTTCATGGGCGTCCACGGCATGGATCCCCAGGCCGGGATCACCTCTCCGAACCTGCTCGAAGCCGAACTCAACGCCGCCATGATCGAAGCTTCCCGGAAACTCATCGTGCTGGCCGACGCCACCAAATACGGGGTCGTGGGCCTGGCGGGAATCTGTGCCCTCTCCGCCATCGACACTCTGATCACCGACACGGGCATCACGGAGCTCCCGGCAGGTTTCCTGGCGGCCCTCCGTGAAGCCATCCCAGACGTTCGCGTCGCTGCGGTCCCGGCAGGCCGGGACGGGCCAACCGAACAACCCACCATCACTGCCAGCCCGCCGGAAGCCGAGCAGCTTCCCGTACCAGTATCCAAAGGACAAAAACCATGA
- the galT gene encoding galactose-1-phosphate uridylyltransferase, with product MTGITSTRLADGRELIYFDDAESPKPRTAETTTDHRDLPERGEPGEVRFDALTDEWVAVAAHRQTRTHLPPADQCPICPTTANNPSEIPAPDYDVVVFENRFPSLGPALGSVPADPAWGTTGPAYGRCEVVSFTPEHTGSFSGLSEARARTVVEAWSQRTEALSALAGIKQVFPFENRGADIGVTLHHPHGQIYAYPYVTPRAGVLGAAARRFYDQADGRQTLTGSLLAAERNDGGRMVMEGENFSAYVPFAARWPLEIHLVPHRQVPDLAALSGEEKDELAHVYLDLLKRLDALYPTPTPYISAWHQAPLDDVLRPASYLHLQLTSPRRAADKLKFLAGSEAAMGAFINDTTPESVAERLRAVVVPPSTPSPAAAPAAVPEGARA from the coding sequence ATGACGGGTATCACCAGCACCAGACTTGCCGACGGCAGGGAGCTGATCTATTTCGACGATGCGGAATCGCCCAAGCCCCGTACCGCCGAAACAACGACTGACCACCGGGACCTCCCGGAACGCGGAGAGCCCGGAGAAGTGCGGTTCGATGCGCTGACTGACGAGTGGGTGGCGGTGGCAGCACACCGGCAGACCAGAACGCACCTGCCTCCCGCGGACCAGTGCCCCATCTGCCCCACGACGGCGAACAATCCATCGGAGATTCCCGCGCCCGACTACGACGTCGTGGTGTTTGAAAACCGCTTCCCGTCCCTCGGCCCTGCCCTGGGCAGCGTACCCGCGGATCCTGCCTGGGGCACCACCGGTCCCGCTTACGGACGCTGTGAAGTGGTGTCCTTCACCCCCGAGCACACGGGATCGTTCAGTGGACTGAGCGAAGCCAGGGCCCGGACCGTGGTGGAAGCCTGGTCCCAGCGCACCGAAGCCCTGAGCGCACTGGCGGGCATCAAGCAGGTGTTCCCGTTCGAAAACCGCGGGGCCGACATCGGGGTCACCCTCCACCACCCGCACGGGCAGATCTACGCCTACCCCTATGTGACGCCGCGGGCCGGCGTCCTGGGCGCGGCTGCGCGGAGGTTCTACGATCAGGCGGACGGCCGGCAGACGCTCACGGGTTCGTTGCTGGCTGCCGAACGGAACGACGGAGGCAGGATGGTGATGGAAGGCGAAAATTTCAGCGCCTACGTGCCCTTCGCCGCGCGCTGGCCGCTGGAAATCCATCTGGTGCCGCACCGCCAGGTTCCCGACCTCGCGGCCCTGAGCGGGGAGGAGAAAGACGAGCTCGCCCATGTCTACCTTGACCTGCTCAAACGGCTTGATGCCCTGTACCCGACGCCGACGCCATACATTTCGGCGTGGCACCAGGCCCCACTCGACGACGTCCTGCGGCCGGCGAGCTACCTCCACCTCCAGCTGACGTCGCCGCGCCGGGCGGCCGACAAGCTCAAGTTCCTTGCCGGTTCCGAGGCCGCCATGGGCGCCTTCATCAATGACACCACTCCGGAAAGCGTGGCCGAACGCCTCCGCGCCGTTGTGGTCCCGCCTTCCACACCCTCCCCTGCCGCCGCCCCGGCGGCCG